A genomic stretch from Desulfotignum balticum DSM 7044 includes:
- a CDS encoding FecCD family ABC transporter permease produces MKCRWVILGAAFVFGLFACLCIGRYPIHPAQVIRLLLAGLGMDSAASGSLADPMMIFWNIRVPRVLLAMLAGAGISAAGAVFQALFRNPLAAPDILGVTAGAGFGAALAIMFLVPAALVIQASAFVFGITAVTLAYILASLSRDRSPSVLVISGIVISAMFQAGLSFIMYLANPYDQLAQIIFWTMGSFHTASWAKIQATLPVLVPGITLLILFSWRLNIMTQGEEDALSLGIPVMRWRIFYVLVSTLMVAAAVAAAGTVAWIGLIVPHIARYLVGPEHTRLIPMSAFLGGLFLMVMDSVARSVMLSEIPISIVTSIFGAPFLGYLVIHAGKARMSHDT; encoded by the coding sequence GTGAAATGCCGGTGGGTCATCCTGGGCGCCGCTTTTGTCTTCGGCCTGTTTGCCTGCCTGTGTATCGGGCGGTATCCCATCCATCCGGCACAGGTGATCCGACTGCTCCTGGCCGGACTGGGCATGGACAGCGCCGCATCCGGGAGCCTGGCCGATCCCATGATGATTTTCTGGAACATCCGGGTGCCCCGGGTGCTCCTGGCCATGCTGGCCGGGGCCGGAATTTCAGCGGCCGGGGCCGTGTTCCAGGCCCTTTTCAGGAATCCCCTGGCCGCCCCCGATATCTTAGGGGTCACGGCCGGGGCCGGGTTCGGCGCGGCCCTGGCCATCATGTTTCTGGTGCCTGCCGCGCTGGTAATTCAGGCCAGCGCGTTTGTCTTCGGGATCACGGCCGTGACCCTGGCTTATATTCTGGCATCCTTGAGCCGGGACCGGTCCCCGTCCGTGCTGGTGATTTCCGGCATCGTGATTTCCGCCATGTTCCAGGCCGGGCTGTCTTTTATCATGTACCTGGCCAACCCTTACGACCAGCTGGCCCAGATCATCTTCTGGACCATGGGCAGTTTTCACACCGCATCCTGGGCCAAGATCCAGGCCACCCTGCCCGTGCTGGTGCCCGGCATCACCCTGCTGATTTTGTTTTCCTGGCGGCTGAACATCATGACCCAGGGAGAGGAAGATGCCCTGTCTTTAGGGATTCCGGTGATGCGCTGGCGGATCTTCTATGTGCTGGTCAGCACCCTGATGGTGGCCGCGGCCGTGGCAGCTGCCGGCACCGTGGCCTGGATCGGGCTGATCGTCCCGCACATCGCCCGGTATCTGGTGGGACCGGAGCACACCCGGCTGATTCCCATGAGCGCGTTTCTGGGCGGATTGTTTCTCATGGTCATGGACAGCGTGGCAAGAAGCGTCATGCTGTCGGAAATCCCCATCAGCATTGTCACCTCCATTTTTGGGGCCCCGTTTCTGGGATACCTGGTGATTCACGCGGGAAAGGCACGAATGTCCCATGACACTTGA
- a CDS encoding ABC transporter ATP-binding protein, which yields MTLEIQNLSARYGSTPVISGIHMTADPGRICSVMGRNGSGKTTLLRCINHVLPPLKGKIRIMGQEITRMARHRIAQIISVVPQGNFSPFSFSCRDMVLVAGAARIRAWAAPSRKEQEQALSAMAEVGIDHLATQAFNAISGGERQLVMLARALFQETPIMLLDEPTAHLDFTNQHRIMALMRKLAANRKMTVIITLHDPNLTCHYCDDVVLIHQGRVAAAGKTADTLTGDVLTQVLGDNIRLDVTTGGVRVAVPASLDPATDRPEYSSVKPLTTHQEKRVV from the coding sequence ATGACACTTGAGATTCAAAACCTTTCCGCCCGATACGGCAGCACACCGGTCATCTCCGGGATCCATATGACCGCTGATCCCGGCCGGATCTGCTCGGTCATGGGCCGGAACGGGTCCGGCAAAACCACGCTGCTCCGGTGCATCAACCATGTGCTGCCGCCGCTGAAAGGAAAGATCCGGATCATGGGGCAGGAGATCACCCGGATGGCCCGGCACCGAATCGCACAGATCATCAGTGTGGTCCCCCAGGGTAATTTTTCCCCGTTTTCCTTTTCCTGCCGGGACATGGTGCTGGTGGCGGGCGCCGCCAGGATCCGGGCCTGGGCCGCCCCGTCCAGAAAAGAGCAGGAACAGGCGCTTTCCGCCATGGCAGAGGTAGGGATCGATCACCTGGCAACCCAGGCATTCAATGCCATTTCCGGCGGGGAGCGCCAGCTGGTGATGCTGGCCCGGGCCCTGTTCCAGGAAACCCCCATCATGCTGCTGGACGAACCCACGGCCCACCTGGATTTCACCAACCAACACCGGATCATGGCCCTGATGCGCAAACTGGCCGCCAACCGGAAAATGACCGTGATCATCACCCTGCATGATCCCAATCTCACCTGCCATTACTGCGATGATGTGGTGCTGATTCACCAGGGCCGGGTGGCGGCCGCCGGAAAAACCGCCGATACCCTGACCGGTGACGTGCTGACACAGGTGCTGGGAGACAACATCCGCCTGGATGTCACCACCGGCGGGGTCCGGGTGGCGGTTCCCGCAAGCTTGGATCCCGCAACCGACCGGCCGGAGTATTCTTCGGTCAAACCTTTGACAACCCATCAGGAAAAGAGGGTCGTATGA
- a CDS encoding radical SAM protein, with protein MKCQFCERTCDLTNGRSFCGMYMEENGWVLERFPDQWCTYNPSRIESVPFYHAYPGSRSLIIGTAGCNFRCRYCSNGFIACRDPADLQEVMYTIPADRLVAMAKKMGCHNIVFNVNEPAVSLPSLERVSHYARKEDIPMGCLTNGYTTESATRMMMEIFSFVHIGLKGFSNAFYREFVGIPDMTPILRNIRMFAQTCHVEIASPVIEDVNDHELFDIAQFIHDIRPDIPWHVFRLLPEHDMKESLYPNIDRMDQALETSRKLLPYIYFHNFVGSRWVNTQCPNCGHTVIKRFSLGCSGDRLDEFLAPDNTCPECGTPIPILGTRVAWNEKQSVSWEAIS; from the coding sequence ATGAAATGCCAATTTTGTGAACGAACATGTGATCTGACTAACGGCCGCAGCTTCTGCGGCATGTACATGGAAGAAAACGGGTGGGTCTTGGAGCGCTTTCCGGACCAGTGGTGCACCTACAATCCTTCCCGGATCGAGTCCGTGCCGTTTTACCATGCCTATCCCGGCTCCCGGTCCCTGATCATCGGCACGGCCGGGTGCAATTTCCGGTGCCGGTACTGTTCCAACGGGTTCATCGCGTGCAGGGATCCGGCCGATCTCCAGGAGGTGATGTATACCATTCCTGCCGACCGGCTGGTGGCCATGGCAAAGAAGATGGGATGCCACAACATCGTGTTCAACGTGAACGAGCCGGCCGTGTCCCTGCCCAGCCTGGAACGGGTCAGTCATTATGCCCGGAAAGAAGACATTCCCATGGGATGCCTGACCAACGGATATACCACGGAATCCGCCACCCGGATGATGATGGAGATCTTCTCGTTTGTGCACATCGGGCTCAAGGGGTTTTCCAATGCGTTTTACCGGGAGTTTGTGGGGATTCCGGACATGACCCCCATCCTGCGCAATATCCGGATGTTTGCCCAAACCTGCCATGTGGAGATCGCCTCTCCCGTGATCGAGGATGTCAATGACCATGAGCTGTTCGATATCGCCCAATTCATCCATGACATCCGGCCGGACATTCCCTGGCACGTGTTCCGGCTTCTGCCCGAGCACGATATGAAGGAATCGCTGTATCCCAACATCGACCGCATGGACCAGGCCCTGGAAACCTCCCGTAAACTGCTGCCCTATATCTATTTTCACAATTTCGTAGGCTCCAGGTGGGTGAACACTCAGTGCCCAAACTGCGGCCACACGGTGATCAAGCGGTTCAGCCTGGGCTGTTCCGGGGACCGGCTGGATGAATTCCTGGCCCCGGACAACACCTGCCCGGAATGCGGCACCCCTATCCCCATCCTGGGGACCCGGGTGGCCTGGAATGAAAAACAATCCGTATCATGGGAGGCCATATCATGA
- a CDS encoding class I SAM-dependent methyltransferase has product MSNNLPDNPYTNDQDDREAARMMDNITQTVFTPIYPVMAEQIASIHGITTGTCIDLGSGPAALSISLAKVTDLLIHAVDKSPHSHAIACANIRAAGLEQRITAVQSDVCNLPFENNFADLIVSRGSMFFWEDLTGAFNEIFRVLAPGGKTHIGAGFGNEEIKNRIFRQMAEKNDQWAEKVRQRRSPETTRRILDHLDSSDASRYTLTQSEIGFWIHIHKDVPS; this is encoded by the coding sequence ATGTCCAACAACTTGCCTGACAATCCCTATACCAATGACCAGGATGACCGGGAAGCCGCCCGGATGATGGACAATATCACCCAAACCGTGTTTACCCCCATCTACCCGGTCATGGCCGAACAGATCGCATCCATCCACGGCATCACCACAGGCACCTGCATCGATCTGGGGTCCGGCCCGGCGGCCCTGTCCATCAGCCTGGCAAAGGTGACGGACCTGTTGATCCATGCCGTGGACAAATCTCCCCACAGCCATGCCATCGCCTGTGCCAACATCAGAGCGGCCGGCCTGGAACAACGGATCACGGCTGTCCAGTCCGATGTCTGCAACTTGCCGTTTGAAAACAATTTTGCCGATCTCATCGTCTCCCGGGGATCCATGTTTTTCTGGGAGGACCTCACCGGGGCATTCAACGAGATTTTCCGGGTGCTTGCGCCCGGGGGCAAAACCCATATCGGGGCCGGATTTGGAAACGAGGAGATCAAAAACCGGATTTTCCGCCAGATGGCTGAAAAAAACGATCAATGGGCTGAAAAAGTCCGGCAGCGCCGCAGCCCGGAAACCACCCGGCGGATCCTGGACCACCTGGACAGCTCCGATGCCAGCCGGTATACCCTGACCCAGTCCGAGATCGGGTTCTGGATTCACATACACAAGGACGTCCCGTCATGA
- a CDS encoding radical SAM protein yields MKCSICDIHCQIPEGGSGRCRMMTCRDNRIMEHYPHSYSTLFPISIETMPALHFYPRHKFLQVSTIGCNFTCPGCISEILTMESDTLAGALRRMPPEKVIDLAQKEQCKGIAFCINDPTVSFFSFLDLAQKAREKGLLVGFSTNGYMSDTALAALIPYTDFVNIGFKGATDPAYRFCGVPSCAPVFRNLETLAASDIHVEVAVVHLKGHENEVRQIAEFTASLSQNIPFQVMRFVPFGEADIALEPTIRESRALCRDLETHLSYVYLFNAPGSDQLDTRCPDCGRTVITREFFGPMGARIVDVRPDAMCECGTRPDITGTLASQRFDEQGFFGGYRTTRALEMLHAILVCIGADDPSSVSRLWRDLMDTQYLKAFHDLVQLPDAYGEIIDRLAVPTGCTKAGTLLRQFIEKTLADIRSRTRDVTRPKVYYAMGYPLFALNAERFETHLVEAAGGICVNRQLTRKGKPGVTITREELMAFNPDIIFISGFLSCPVSDFHEYCISHDIRVNAVIQHRIYDHFPLWDFGSPRWILGLMHIANILHPDIFCFDMEKEADRFYRTFYKHPFNAQKANRSFYRV; encoded by the coding sequence ATGAAATGCAGCATCTGCGACATCCACTGCCAAATTCCGGAAGGGGGCTCCGGCCGGTGCCGGATGATGACCTGCCGGGACAACCGCATTATGGAGCACTATCCCCACAGCTATTCCACCCTGTTTCCCATCTCCATCGAAACCATGCCGGCCCTGCATTTCTACCCCAGGCACAAATTTTTGCAGGTGTCCACTATAGGGTGCAATTTCACGTGTCCTGGCTGCATCTCGGAAATCCTGACCATGGAATCAGATACCCTGGCGGGCGCCCTGCGCCGGATGCCCCCTGAAAAGGTGATCGATCTGGCCCAAAAGGAACAGTGCAAAGGGATCGCGTTCTGCATCAACGACCCGACCGTGTCTTTTTTCTCTTTTCTGGATTTGGCGCAAAAAGCCAGGGAAAAAGGGCTGCTGGTGGGTTTCTCCACCAACGGGTACATGAGTGACACTGCCCTGGCCGCCCTGATCCCGTATACCGATTTTGTGAACATCGGATTCAAGGGGGCCACGGACCCGGCCTACCGGTTCTGCGGGGTCCCGTCCTGCGCCCCGGTTTTCAGGAACCTTGAAACCCTGGCCGCCTCGGACATCCATGTGGAAGTGGCCGTGGTCCACCTCAAGGGACATGAAAACGAGGTCCGGCAAATTGCTGAATTCACTGCATCCCTGTCCCAGAACATCCCTTTCCAGGTGATGCGGTTTGTCCCGTTTGGGGAGGCGGACATCGCCCTGGAACCTACCATCAGGGAATCCCGGGCGCTGTGCCGGGACCTGGAAACCCATCTTTCTTATGTGTACCTGTTCAATGCCCCGGGCAGCGACCAGCTGGACACCCGTTGTCCTGACTGCGGAAGGACCGTGATCACCCGGGAGTTCTTCGGGCCCATGGGCGCCCGAATTGTAGACGTCCGCCCGGATGCCATGTGTGAATGCGGCACCCGGCCGGATATCACCGGCACCCTGGCATCCCAAAGATTTGATGAACAAGGATTTTTCGGCGGGTACCGGACGACCCGGGCCCTGGAAATGCTGCATGCCATCCTGGTCTGCATCGGTGCGGATGACCCTTCTTCCGTGTCCCGGCTGTGGCGGGACCTCATGGACACCCAGTACCTCAAGGCATTTCATGACCTGGTCCAGTTACCGGATGCCTATGGAGAGATCATTGACCGGCTGGCCGTCCCCACCGGGTGCACCAAGGCTGGAACCCTTCTCAGGCAGTTCATCGAAAAAACCCTGGCGGACATCCGGTCCAGAACCCGGGACGTGACCCGCCCAAAGGTCTATTACGCCATGGGCTATCCGTTGTTCGCCCTGAACGCGGAACGGTTTGAAACCCACCTGGTGGAGGCGGCCGGCGGCATTTGCGTCAACCGGCAGCTCACCCGTAAAGGCAAACCCGGTGTCACCATCACCCGGGAAGAACTCATGGCGTTCAATCCGGACATCATTTTTATCTCCGGATTTCTGTCCTGTCCCGTGTCTGATTTCCATGAATACTGTATCTCCCACGACATCCGGGTGAATGCAGTGATCCAACACAGAATTTATGACCATTTTCCTTTGTGGGACTTTGGCAGCCCCCGGTGGATCCTGGGATTGATGCACATTGCCAATATCCTGCATCCGGATATATTCTGCTTTGACATGGAAAAAGAAGCCGACCGGTTTTACCGGACCTTTTACAAGCACCCGTTTAACGCCCAGAAAGCCAACCGTTCCTTTTACCGGGTATGA
- a CDS encoding multiheme c-type cytochrome: MTSISDKKSLRRTACLILMLGVLVFAPAASAVTDTCPPFYLRTDTGAIINPMTGENADQPFSTRQTCGACHDVDTISKGYHFMMDWDKASDTKFAGTDTPWLVSTGLTGNLITYGFFQLAKKHNTHPDQIDLSAFDFVARVPESKGGYQKPGCAGCHAGGGLLEFDRDGQRYDRRLADNPELAGTLDGDYYQSRWDKTGVIEPDCFFCHGSRYHIQKRITQIKYLNFKWAGVAAAGIGQVHGRVSEGEVPEVVYNKRLFNEDGTFYLPDMVFRPEAKNCLICHESIELGKRGNSWADPLNPDVHHLAGLTCIDCHTGDIRHNFAKGNAMDNQVAPELDNSMRSCRDCHTEGYRGATQMRHDTIRKDHLDKLSCEACHIPVLHRTAGGAMFLNTGMFGKYGQGDTRRFGTPDTWKPAYIIRAKDKDGIPRITPVNPMLNTLFTNLDEDGIYYPLFLSEVETAYERCKDQMSDREIPYDFHRRDDIVTMLETLTETLAGNQRFSKVNPVFHTGGNLYFLAAGSADETAPASDTKSGSVSDSGPKPQDRRDLVVQPDTTWVSRLPFYSISHNVAPANQALGSGGCTDCHAKDAHMFSGPVVIDYFGDDGRPVTVSTARFMGLPESVEPLNCLFGLFLKTRPWALGAGVLLILFAGIRLLFVSPSRPHDKGISRLTAAGFCVFICFIFAHTLLIMDTGFLRSVTQTLAAMAPWLGPLSALIAAAGYFYLVHTRVRNQGISVGFHLSGAGAVITGMFLWIRTPFDSSVLFLISVIHGIFAVATTGLLVYFLFKTFDKGPGQTRTTQGHQRNNQRDRHE; encoded by the coding sequence ATGACTTCCATTTCTGACAAAAAATCGTTGCGCCGGACCGCCTGCCTGATTCTGATGCTGGGCGTCCTGGTTTTTGCACCGGCCGCATCCGCGGTCACGGATACCTGTCCGCCGTTTTATCTGCGGACCGATACCGGTGCGATCATCAACCCCATGACCGGCGAAAATGCGGACCAGCCCTTTTCCACCCGCCAGACCTGCGGGGCCTGCCATGATGTGGACACCATCTCCAAAGGCTACCATTTCATGATGGACTGGGACAAGGCCAGCGACACAAAGTTTGCCGGCACGGACACCCCCTGGCTGGTTTCCACGGGCCTGACTGGAAATCTCATCACCTACGGGTTTTTCCAGCTGGCCAAAAAGCACAACACCCATCCGGATCAGATCGATCTGAGTGCGTTTGATTTTGTGGCAAGGGTGCCGGAATCCAAAGGCGGATATCAGAAACCCGGGTGCGCCGGGTGCCATGCCGGCGGGGGCCTGCTGGAATTTGACCGGGACGGGCAGCGCTATGACCGCCGCCTGGCCGACAATCCGGAACTGGCCGGCACCCTGGACGGGGACTATTACCAGAGCCGCTGGGACAAAACCGGGGTGATCGAGCCGGACTGCTTTTTCTGCCACGGCAGCCGGTACCATATCCAGAAAAGGATCACCCAAATCAAGTACCTGAACTTCAAATGGGCCGGGGTGGCCGCCGCCGGTATCGGCCAGGTGCACGGCCGGGTCAGTGAAGGAGAGGTGCCTGAAGTGGTGTACAACAAGCGGCTGTTCAATGAGGACGGCACCTTTTATCTGCCGGACATGGTGTTCCGGCCGGAGGCAAAAAACTGCCTGATCTGCCATGAATCCATCGAGCTGGGCAAACGGGGGAACTCCTGGGCCGATCCCCTGAACCCGGATGTCCATCACCTGGCCGGACTCACCTGTATCGACTGCCATACCGGGGACATCCGCCACAATTTCGCCAAGGGCAATGCCATGGACAACCAGGTGGCCCCGGAACTGGACAATTCCATGCGTTCCTGCCGGGACTGCCATACCGAAGGGTACAGAGGCGCCACCCAGATGCGGCATGACACCATTCGAAAAGACCACCTGGACAAGCTGTCCTGCGAGGCCTGCCATATCCCGGTGCTGCACCGCACGGCCGGCGGCGCCATGTTCCTGAACACCGGGATGTTCGGCAAATACGGGCAGGGAGATACCCGCCGGTTCGGCACTCCTGATACCTGGAAACCCGCCTACATCATCCGGGCCAAAGACAAAGATGGGATCCCGAGGATCACCCCGGTGAACCCCATGCTCAATACGCTGTTCACCAACCTGGATGAGGACGGCATCTATTACCCGCTGTTTCTGTCCGAGGTGGAAACCGCTTATGAGCGGTGTAAAGATCAGATGAGTGACCGGGAAATCCCGTATGATTTTCACCGCAGAGACGACATTGTGACCATGCTGGAAACCCTGACAGAAACCCTGGCCGGAAACCAGCGGTTTTCTAAGGTGAATCCGGTATTTCACACGGGCGGTAACCTCTATTTTCTGGCAGCCGGCTCTGCGGACGAGACCGCACCGGCATCTGATACAAAATCCGGTTCTGTATCCGATTCCGGCCCGAAACCACAAGACAGAAGAGATCTGGTGGTCCAGCCGGACACCACCTGGGTCAGCCGGCTCCCGTTTTATTCCATCAGCCACAACGTGGCCCCGGCAAACCAGGCTTTGGGCAGCGGCGGGTGCACGGACTGCCATGCCAAAGATGCCCATATGTTCAGCGGGCCCGTGGTGATTGATTATTTCGGGGATGACGGCCGGCCGGTGACCGTGTCCACGGCCCGGTTCATGGGGCTGCCGGAGTCTGTTGAGCCGCTCAACTGCCTTTTTGGCCTGTTTCTGAAAACCCGCCCATGGGCCCTGGGGGCAGGGGTGCTGCTGATCCTGTTCGCTGGCATCCGGCTGCTGTTTGTCAGCCCGTCCAGACCCCATGACAAAGGTATCTCCAGGCTGACCGCCGCAGGCTTCTGTGTGTTCATCTGTTTTATCTTTGCCCACACCCTGCTGATCATGGATACCGGATTTTTACGGTCAGTGACCCAGACACTTGCGGCCATGGCGCCCTGGCTGGGGCCGTTGTCGGCACTCATTGCGGCGGCCGGGTATTTTTATCTGGTTCACACCCGGGTCCGAAACCAGGGGATCTCTGTTGGGTTCCACCTTTCCGGGGCCGGCGCGGTGATCACGGGCATGTTTTTATGGATACGCACGCCTTTCGACAGCAGTGTCCTGTTCCTGATTTCAGTGATCCATGGTATTTTTGCGGTTGCCACAACCGGACTGTTGGTATATTTTCTTTTCAAAACTTTCGACAAAGGACCGGGACAGACTCGGACAACCCAGGGCCATCAACGCAACAACCAAAGAGACCGGCATGAGTGA
- a CDS encoding glutaredoxin family protein: MLTVYAAAWCPHCTKTVEFLKKHGIAFTYMEIEDQPEDVIEKIIQVNGGDDWVVPTLAYNGKWREGRFYNELTLLSDLRAIGVPI, translated from the coding sequence ATGTTAACTGTTTATGCGGCTGCCTGGTGTCCGCACTGCACAAAGACCGTCGAATTTTTAAAAAAGCACGGCATTGCATTCACCTATATGGAGATCGAAGACCAGCCCGAAGACGTCATTGAAAAAATCATCCAGGTCAACGGCGGAGACGACTGGGTCGTACCCACCCTGGCATACAACGGCAAATGGCGGGAAGGCCGGTTTTATAACGAACTGACGCTGCTCTCTGATCTGAGGGCCATAGGCGTGCCAATTTGA
- a CDS encoding LysR substrate-binding domain-containing protein, translating to MNLQIDYLRTFIALVEAKNFTKTGALVNLSQSAVSMQIKRLETEVGKKLFHRIGKTVKLTGEGNILINYAMRIIREHDEAVAALSKPNLEGIIRFGSPEHYTAGVLPDLLARFSRSYPDVTVKMRCENSDVIKDSVDKGDLDLGICTQISEGGQIIAHDPVVWVMAPGFVIQPHKPLSLAAFEEDCIFRTWAVAALEKAEIDYRIVYVTRSISGLLSAVKAGFAIAPVIQSNVPDDLKIAGIEEGLPILPVSNIALHRTKKKSSEIIDCFSEHLINSFRKKTDN from the coding sequence ATGAATTTGCAGATCGATTACCTGAGAACCTTTATCGCCCTGGTTGAGGCAAAAAACTTTACAAAAACCGGTGCCCTGGTCAACCTGTCCCAGTCTGCGGTCAGCATGCAGATCAAGCGGCTTGAAACCGAGGTGGGTAAAAAGCTGTTCCACAGAATCGGCAAAACCGTTAAATTGACCGGTGAGGGGAATATCCTGATCAACTATGCCATGCGTATTATCAGGGAACATGACGAGGCTGTGGCAGCCCTGTCAAAACCAAACCTGGAAGGAATTATCCGTTTTGGGTCTCCTGAACATTACACAGCCGGAGTTCTCCCGGATCTGCTGGCCCGTTTTTCCCGTTCTTATCCCGATGTGACGGTAAAGATGCGCTGTGAAAATTCAGATGTGATCAAAGACAGCGTGGACAAAGGGGACCTGGATCTCGGAATCTGCACCCAGATCAGTGAAGGCGGGCAGATCATTGCCCACGACCCCGTGGTATGGGTGATGGCGCCGGGATTTGTGATTCAGCCTCACAAACCCCTTTCTCTGGCCGCCTTTGAAGAGGACTGCATTTTCAGAACCTGGGCAGTGGCGGCCCTGGAAAAGGCTGAAATCGATTACAGGATCGTATATGTCACCAGAAGTATTTCCGGGCTTCTAAGTGCGGTCAAAGCAGGGTTTGCCATTGCACCCGTCATTCAGAGCAATGTGCCGGATGACCTTAAAATTGCCGGCATTGAAGAGGGTCTCCCAATATTGCCGGTTTCTAACATTGCTCTTCACAGGACTAAAAAGAAATCATCGGAAATCATCGATTGCTTCTCCGAGCATTTGATCAACTCATTCAGGAAAAAGACGGATAACTGA
- a CDS encoding flavodoxin family protein has product MNVVILEGSARKKGNTARVLTWVEEELQTLGHDVERIYLHSKNLKGCMGCGKCKEKSELTGCIQKDDMPDVLKKVVGSQLTIFSSPLYFWGFSAQIKAVIDRTYSLYANANQPDHASLVEGQRQALVATGAGGFDENAEGMIDAFGRMQKYHKAVNAGTLFIGSCTTPDAMDDAIRQKAVEFCRKIVS; this is encoded by the coding sequence ATGAACGTCGTCATTTTAGAAGGAAGTGCCAGAAAGAAAGGAAACACCGCCAGAGTCCTGACCTGGGTGGAAGAAGAACTTCAGACGCTTGGTCATGACGTTGAGCGCATTTATCTGCATTCAAAAAATTTAAAAGGGTGCATGGGTTGCGGCAAGTGCAAGGAAAAATCTGAGCTCACAGGATGCATTCAAAAGGATGATATGCCTGACGTCTTGAAAAAAGTGGTTGGTTCACAATTGACCATTTTCAGCTCTCCACTTTATTTCTGGGGATTCTCAGCCCAAATAAAAGCGGTGATTGACCGGACATACAGTCTTTATGCCAATGCGAACCAGCCTGATCATGCTTCTCTGGTAGAAGGACAGCGCCAGGCACTGGTTGCCACGGGTGCCGGGGGATTTGATGAAAATGCAGAAGGCATGATCGATGCCTTCGGACGGATGCAGAAATACCATAAGGCGGTCAATGCGGGGACATTGTTTATCGGTTCCTGCACCACCCCCGATGCCATGGATGATGCCATTCGTCAGAAAGCGGTGGAATTTTGCAGGAAAATCGTGTCCTGA
- a CDS encoding putative sulfate/molybdate transporter, with amino-acid sequence MNQQIVFNRMEVAGSLGDLGTLLPIAIAMVLLNGLSPTGVFLGIGVFYILSGLYFGLTVPVQPMKVIGAYAIATAMAPEQILASCLLMGIFLLIAGLTGAIDLIAKITPKPVIRGVQLSTGALLMSGGIKFMMGTSTFQIMENAVEPYLAFQILGPLPISLVIGCIGAVITLLLLDSRRFPAGLVVVAGGGAMGLILGARLDIGFNDIGMNLPEWLPAGLPGKVDFIFALFALVLPQLPMTLGNAVLAYTDLSKEYFREQSAKVNNRRVSVSMALANFFSFFVGGMPMCHGAGGAGRPLPVRGPHRRF; translated from the coding sequence ATGAATCAGCAAATCGTGTTCAACCGGATGGAAGTGGCCGGATCCCTGGGGGATCTGGGCACGCTGCTGCCCATTGCCATCGCCATGGTGCTGCTCAACGGGCTGAGCCCCACGGGCGTGTTTCTGGGAATCGGTGTTTTTTACATCCTGTCGGGACTGTATTTCGGCCTGACCGTGCCCGTGCAGCCCATGAAGGTCATCGGGGCCTATGCCATTGCCACGGCCATGGCCCCGGAGCAGATTCTGGCCTCCTGCCTGCTCATGGGGATTTTTCTGCTCATCGCGGGACTTACCGGAGCGATTGACCTGATCGCTAAAATTACCCCTAAACCTGTGATCCGGGGGGTTCAGCTGTCCACCGGGGCACTGCTCATGTCCGGAGGGATCAAATTCATGATGGGCACCTCCACGTTTCAGATCATGGAAAATGCTGTGGAACCGTACCTGGCCTTTCAGATTTTAGGGCCTTTGCCCATCAGCCTGGTGATCGGGTGCATTGGCGCGGTGATCACCCTGCTGCTTCTGGACAGCCGGCGGTTTCCGGCCGGACTGGTGGTGGTGGCAGGCGGTGGGGCCATGGGTCTGATTCTGGGGGCGAGATTGGACATCGGATTCAACGATATCGGCATGAATCTGCCGGAATGGCTGCCGGCCGGGCTTCCGGGAAAAGTGGATTTCATATTTGCCCTGTTCGCCCTTGTGCTGCCCCAGCTGCCCATGACCCTGGGCAATGCGGTTCTGGCTTACACGGATCTGTCAAAGGAATATTTCAGGGAACAGTCGGCAAAGGTTAACAACCGGCGGGTCAGCGTGAGCATGGCCCTGGCCAATTTTTTCAGTTTTTTTGTGGGGGGCATGCCCATGTGCCACGGGGCCGGGGGGGCTGGCCGCCCATTACCGGTTCGGGGCCCGCACCGCCGGTTCTAA